A window from Candidatus Gracilibacteria bacterium encodes these proteins:
- a CDS encoding DUF475 domain-containing protein, with product MDWISMLMIVGGLCLFETVSSIDNAIINAEVLNTMSPKARRWFLLWGILFAVFVVRGLLPWLIVFFTAPELGFIGSLTATFSSDPAVIEAIESSAPILLNGGGVFLIFLFFHWLFLEPKNYGLRGEKFFHSQGVWFYAVVSILLAAVVWFSIKINPTMAFGAVVGSTAFFITHGFKENAEKAEADMLKKGGLSDISKILYLEVIDSTFSIDGVLGAFAFTLSVPLILLGNGLGAIVVRQLTVGNIENIKKYAYLKNGAMYSILILGTVMLAHSFGAHIPEWVSPVTTTVVILFFFLKSKKALGVL from the coding sequence ATGGACTGGATTTCGATGCTCATGATTGTTGGGGGACTCTGTTTGTTTGAAACAGTGAGTTCCATCGACAATGCCATTATTAACGCGGAGGTGCTCAACACCATGAGTCCCAAGGCGCGCCGATGGTTTTTGCTCTGGGGGATTTTGTTTGCGGTGTTCGTGGTTCGTGGGCTTTTGCCCTGGTTGATTGTGTTCTTTACGGCGCCGGAGCTTGGATTTATAGGCTCACTGACGGCCACTTTCAGCAGTGATCCTGCCGTGATCGAGGCCATTGAATCCAGCGCCCCTATTCTGCTCAACGGAGGAGGTGTGTTTTTGATCTTTTTGTTTTTCCATTGGCTGTTCTTGGAACCCAAAAACTATGGGCTTCGCGGGGAAAAGTTCTTCCACTCCCAAGGTGTTTGGTTTTACGCCGTGGTCTCTATTTTGCTGGCGGCTGTTGTTTGGTTCAGCATAAAAATCAATCCCACGATGGCATTTGGTGCTGTGGTGGGCTCAACCGCTTTCTTCATCACGCATGGGTTTAAAGAGAACGCCGAAAAAGCCGAGGCGGATATGCTCAAAAAAGGCGGCCTCTCGGACATCAGTAAGATTTTGTACCTGGAAGTGATCGATTCCACCTTCTCGATTGATGGAGTTTTGGGAGCCTTTGCCTTCACGCTTTCCGTGCCTTTGATTTTGCTTGGAAATGGACTTGGCGCCATTGTGGTGAGGCAGCTCACGGTTGGGAATATTGAGAACATTAAAAAATACGCCTACCTCAAAAATGGCGCCATGTATTCCATTTTAATCTTGGGAACTGTGATGCTCGCGCACAGTTTTGGGGCTCACATTCCCGAATGGGTCTCCCCCGTGACGACCACTGTGGTGATTCTCTTTTTCTTCCTCAAATCCAAAAAAGCACTGGGCGTGCTTTAG
- a CDS encoding MBL fold metallo-hydrolase → MKLHFHGADREVTGSRHLLEVNGKKILLDCGMFQGRRNEEREKNKNFGFKAEEVDAVILSHAHIDHSGNLPNLVKQGFNGPIYCTKPTVDLMAYMLRDSAFIQEREVEYLNEKKQASGETLIEPIYTSEDVEKTLPMAKGVDYDTCMNLFGDPDIMLCFREAGHILGSAITILTIKDHDDGKVKRLVFTGDLGRRNMPLIRNPYQVEEAEIMIMESTYGNRLHESILEAEGKLAEIVKNTAARGGKILIPAFSLGRTQEIVYELHKLVDEGKIPLLPIYVDSPLSVNLTEVFRNNLGVLDEETQKLFLNDKDDPFNFAQLHYIQSVEESKALNEHNGPCIIISSSGMCEHGRILHHLKNSIEDHRNTLIIVGFQAQNTLGRKLIEKMNPVNIFGKPYAVKMEIKIMNAYSAHADRSDLLDYATKVGGLQKLILVHGEDQACEDLKTAMLQNGIKEVLVPSLGESVEL, encoded by the coding sequence ATGAAGCTCCACTTCCACGGCGCAGATCGAGAGGTTACAGGTTCAAGGCACCTCTTGGAGGTGAACGGGAAAAAGATATTGCTCGATTGCGGAATGTTTCAGGGAAGACGAAATGAGGAACGCGAAAAGAACAAAAATTTTGGTTTCAAGGCGGAAGAGGTGGATGCCGTGATTCTTTCTCATGCGCACATCGACCATTCGGGGAATCTGCCCAACCTGGTGAAACAAGGATTCAATGGGCCTATTTATTGCACCAAACCCACCGTGGATCTCATGGCTTACATGCTTCGCGATTCCGCCTTTATTCAGGAAAGGGAAGTGGAGTACCTCAACGAAAAGAAACAAGCTTCCGGTGAAACGCTCATCGAGCCGATCTACACCAGTGAAGATGTGGAAAAAACGCTGCCCATGGCCAAGGGAGTGGACTACGACACCTGCATGAATCTTTTTGGCGATCCGGACATTATGCTGTGTTTCCGTGAAGCCGGACACATTTTAGGCTCCGCCATCACTATCCTCACCATCAAAGATCACGACGATGGCAAGGTGAAGCGCTTGGTCTTTACGGGCGATTTGGGGCGCCGAAACATGCCACTCATTCGCAATCCGTACCAGGTAGAGGAGGCTGAAATCATGATCATGGAATCCACTTATGGGAACCGTCTTCACGAATCCATTTTGGAGGCGGAAGGTAAACTTGCGGAAATTGTAAAAAACACCGCGGCGCGGGGAGGCAAAATCCTCATCCCGGCCTTTTCACTCGGTCGTACACAAGAAATCGTTTACGAGCTGCACAAGCTTGTGGATGAAGGGAAAATCCCTCTACTCCCGATTTATGTGGATTCTCCGCTCTCCGTGAATCTCACGGAAGTGTTCCGAAACAACCTCGGCGTGCTCGACGAAGAGACGCAGAAACTTTTTCTCAACGATAAAGACGATCCATTCAATTTTGCTCAACTCCATTACATACAATCCGTGGAGGAATCCAAAGCACTCAACGAACACAATGGGCCCTGCATCATCATTTCCTCTTCAGGAATGTGTGAACACGGACGCATTTTGCATCATCTCAAAAACTCCATCGAAGATCACCGCAACACTCTCATTATTGTGGGTTTCCAAGCACAAAACACCCTGGGGCGAAAACTTATTGAAAAAATGAATCCCGTAAACATCTTTGGAAAGCCCTACGCGGTGAAAATGGAAATCAAAATCATGAACGCCTACTCCGCCCACGCGGATCGCAGCGACTTGCTCGATTACGCCACCAAAGTGGGAGGGCTTCAAAAACTCATCCTCGTTCACGGGGAAGACCAAGCCTGCGAAGACTTAAAAACCGCCATGCTGCAAAACGGCATCAAGGAAGTTTTGGTCCCGAGCCTTGGAGAATCCGTTGAGCTTTAA